One stretch of Anolis carolinensis isolate JA03-04 chromosome 3, rAnoCar3.1.pri, whole genome shotgun sequence DNA includes these proteins:
- the ccdc80 gene encoding coiled-coil domain-containing protein 80: MNWTVFLSFAVLWAAWLTCGSERPLRQADRRSLGVKKVPQGHRGRNTTRLSLQTRTEASHKLFSPSGRFRQRPLVKRDSLEPKSPQAGPMHPSPAQAKYARTQLRPIQRHKSEMVRDESASSTFRSRMVRFPSGSSSPNILASFAGKNRVWIISAPHASDGYYRLMMSLLKNDVYCELAERHVQQIIMFHEAGEEGGKVRRLSPEGKIMEQPLDPSLIPKLMNFLKLEKGKFGMVLLKKTLQVEERYPYPVRLEALYEVIDQSPIRRIEKVRQKGFIQKCKAAGVEGQVVEEGNNGGGGGSSAGTTSSGGQTQTFSKKEENRKSSIQPTRVKLSKKVAATTVPPPPPTTKATAFPLLTTTPRSVTRITTIASRPAPTTTITAPVTQRTWTTKSHTLLPTAPVATPARVTENFYSPVWKENRRERHPGHTQRKPTATRRPSKAVHYDTSTEIPTPSSEYYTRASAGRYRDNRTDRKEYSTRDPSVTSGQNKPAKSKPPKKKAQDKLLSNEYEDKYDAGQPAVPRLEEEVPGRNIPPKKGKDPKKHDRLDKAEKKKKERADKKNEKQAKKDKAAKKNKQEKERNKKNKKASKTENEGILKSNAKSFTQTSRKSVLNLLDLFEGKRRLLVITAPKADNNMYVQQRDEYLESFCKMATRKISVITIFGTTDNSRMKIDHFQLDNEKPMKAIEDEDLTDQHLINELRREYGMTYNDFFMVLTDTDMRAKQYYEVPIAMKSVFDLIDTFQSRIKDMEKQKRDGIVCKDDKKQSLENFLSRFRWRRRLLVISAPNDEDWAYSQQLAALTGQACNFGLRHITVLKLLGLGEEIGGVLELYPINGSSSVDREDLPAHLVKDIRNYFQISPEYFSMLLVGKDGNVKSWYPSPMWSMVIVYDLIDSMQLRRQEMAIQQSLGMRCPEDEYAGYGFHGYHQGYQDGYQDDYRHHEGYHHGYPY, from the exons ATGAATTGGACAGTGTTTTTGAGCTTTGCGGTACTTTGGGCAGCATGGCTAACATGTGGCTCAGAAAGACCACTGAGGCAAGCTGATAGAAGGAGTCTAGGAGTCAAAAAAGTACCTCAAGGCCACAGGGGACGTAATACTACTAGACTGTCTTTGCAGACAAGAACTGAAGCATCTCACAAACTGTTTAGTCCTTCTGGGAGGTTTCGCCAGCGGCCCCTTGTCAAAAGGGATTCTTTGGAGCCCAAGAGCCCACAAGCAGGCCCCATGCACCCATCTCCTGCTCAGGCAAAGTATGCCAGGACTCAATTACGGCCAATTCAAagacataagtcagaaatggttAGGGATGAGAGCGCATCCAGCACGTTTCGGTCACGCATGGTGCGTTTCCCATCAGGATCCAGTTCTCCCAACATTCTTGCTAGCTTTGCTGGAAAGAACAGAGTCTGGATCATCTCTGCTCCTCACGCCTCTGATGGATATTATCGGCTCATGATGAGCTTGCTGAAAAATGATGTGTACTGTGAACTGGCCGAGAGGCATGTGCAGCAGATCATCATGTTTCACGAGGCAGGTGAAGAGGGCGGCAAAGTCAGGAGGCTCAGCCCTGAAGGAAAGATTATGGAGCAGCCTCTAGATCCCAGCCTCATTCCCAAACTCATGAACTTCCTGAAGCTAGAGAAGGGGAAATTTGGCATGGTTCTGCTGAAGAAGACACTGCAGGTTGAGGAGAGATACCCTTATCCAGTCAGACTAGAAGCTCTATATGAGGTCATTGACCAAAGCCCCATCAGGAGAATTGAGAAGGTCCGTCAGAAGGGCTTCATCCAGAAGTGTAAAGCAGCAGGAGTAGAGGGCCAGGTTGTTGAGGAAGGCaacaatggtggtggtggtggtagcagCGCGGGAACGACATCAAGTGGTGGGCAGACCCAGACTTTctccaagaaagaagaaaacaggaAAAGCAGCATCCAGCCAACAAGGGTTAAACTTTCAAAGAAAGTTGCAGCTACCACAGTGCCACCACCTCCCCCTACAACTAAAGCCACTGCCTTCCCTCTCctgaccacaactcccaggtcAGTCACCAGAATAACAACAATTGCAAGCAGGCCTGCACCTACCACCACTATCACTGCTCCTGTTACCCAGAGAACATGGACCACAAAATCACACACATTGCTTCCCACGGCGCCTGTGGCTACTCCTGCTCGAGTCACAGAGAATTTCTACTCTCCTGTATGGAAAGAGAACCGCAGAGAAAGGCATCCAGGCCACACACAGAGAAAGCCAACAGCTACTAGGAGACCCAGCAAAGCTGTTCATTATGACACTTCCACGGAGATCCCGACACCCTCCTCAGAGTACTACACAAGGGCAAGTGCTGGACGCTATAGGGACAACCGCACAGACAGGAAGGAGTACAGCACCAGGGATCCCAGTGTCACATCAGGTCAAAACAAGCCTGCTAAAAGCAAGCCACCTAAAAAGAAAGCCCAAGACAAACTGCTGAGCAATGAATACGAGGATAAATATGACGCAGGGCAGCCTGCTGTTCCCCGCTTAGAGGAAGAGGTGCCAGGGAGGAATATCCCACCCAAGAAAGGGAAAGATCCCAAGAAACACGATCGCTTAGATAAagctgagaagaagaagaaagaaagagctgACAAGAAAAATGAGAAGCAGGCCAAGAAGGACAAAGCTGCAAAGAAAAACAAGCAAGAGAAAGAGCGtaacaagaaaaacaagaaagcaaGCAAAACGGAGAATGAGGGAATCCTGAAATCCAATGCCAAGTCTTTCACACAGACATCCAGGAAGTCCGTCTTAAACCTTTTGGATTTATTTGAAGGCAAAAGACGTCTCCTG GTGATCACGGCACCCAAGGCTGACAACAACATGTATGTTCAACAGAGAGATGAGTATCTGGAAAGCTTTTGTAAAATGGCAACAAGAAAAATTTCAGTAATCACCATCTTTGGCACTACAGACAACAGCCGCATGAAGATCGACCACTTCCAGCTag acAATGAGAAACCTATGAAAGCAATAGAAGACGAAGATCTTACAGACCAGCATCTCATTAATGAACTGAGGAGAGAATATGGGATGACATACAATGATTTCTTCATGGTGCTGACAGACACTGATATGAGGGCCAAG CAATATTATGAGGTGCCCATAGCTATGAAGTCTGTGTTTGACTTGATCGATACTTTCCAGTCTCGCATCAAAGATATGGAAAAGCAGAAACGTGATGGCATTGTCTGCAAAGATGACAAGAAACAGTCACTGGAGAACTTTTTGTCAAG ATTCCGATGGAGGAGGAGGCTGCTAGTGATATCTGCTCCTAATGATGAGGACTGGGCTTATTCTCAGCAGCTTGCTGCCCTCACTGGGCAAGCCTGCAATTTTG GTCTCCGTCATATAACTGTCCTCAAACTTTTGGGCCTTGGAGAAGAGATTGGTGGAGTGTTAGAATTATACCCAATCAATG GGAGCTCCAGTGTAGACAGAGAAGACCTCCCTGCTCATTTGGTGAAAGACATCCGCAATTATTTCCAGATCAGCCCTGAATATTTCTCCATGCTTTTGGTTGGAAAAGACGGGAATGTCAAGTCCTGGTACCCTTCCCCCATGTGGTCGATGGTGATCGTCTATGACTTGATTGACTCTATGCAGCTTCGGCGACAGGAGATGGCGATCCAACAATCCCTTGGCATGAGATGCCCAGAAGATGAATATGCAGGGTATGGCTTCCACGGTTATCACCAAGGATATCAGGACGGTTACCAAGACGATTATCGTCACCATGAAGGTTACCACCATGGATACCCTTACTGA